The following are encoded together in the Nyctibius grandis isolate bNycGra1 chromosome 5, bNycGra1.pri, whole genome shotgun sequence genome:
- the STMP1 gene encoding short transmembrane mitochondrial protein 1 — protein sequence MLQFLLGFTLGNVVGMYLAQNYDIPNIAKKLEDFKKDVEAKKKPPSDKS from the exons cttGGTTTTACTCTTGGCAATGTGGTCGGGATGTATCTGGCTCAGAACTATGAT ATTCCTAACATTGCAAAGAAGCTTGAAGAttttaagaaggatgtggaaGCTAAGAAGAAACCTCCCAGCGACAAGTCCTAA